In Leptospira selangorensis, the following are encoded in one genomic region:
- the pth gene encoding aminoacyl-tRNA hydrolase, with product MKLIVGLGNPGDKYNNNRANIGFKILDVIANNINVEIKTKKKKSLIGRGDFEGEEVVLLKPQTFSDLSGESVLYIASFLKIQVQDILVIHEDLTLPLGKIVVDKGANGNENPGIKSVIQSLRSPNFIRIRIGIGNDQFDGTNLDGFLKEDFQPLENLSLIQIINDAEAAIRSISLGDIEDVIEKYRL from the coding sequence ATGAAGCTAATCGTCGGACTGGGTAACCCCGGAGACAAATACAATAATAACCGAGCTAATATCGGCTTCAAAATTTTAGACGTGATCGCCAATAATATAAACGTTGAGATCAAGACTAAAAAGAAAAAGTCTTTGATCGGACGAGGCGATTTCGAAGGAGAAGAGGTAGTATTATTAAAACCTCAGACCTTCAGCGATCTGTCGGGAGAGTCCGTTCTGTACATAGCTTCCTTCCTGAAAATTCAGGTACAGGATATTCTTGTAATCCACGAAGATTTAACCTTACCCTTGGGTAAAATTGTAGTGGATAAGGGAGCTAACGGGAACGAAAATCCCGGGATTAAATCCGTGATCCAATCCTTACGTTCTCCAAATTTTATCCGCATCCGTATCGGGATCGGTAACGACCAATTTGACGGCACAAATCTGGACGGATTTTTAAAGGAAGATTTCCAACCTTTAGAAAACTTAAGTTTGATCCAGATTATCAACGACGCGGAAGCCGCAATTCGCTCCATCAGTTTGGGCGATATTGAAGACGTGATCGAAAAATACAGATTATAA
- a CDS encoding 50S ribosomal protein L25/general stress protein Ctc, which yields MSHKLAVKKRTETGKNVNNRLREAGQVPINIIGGGNAASGSVNEKELEKLVHSGIRQSTLIELEVEGEGIQKVFVKEVQRFPEIDRIRHVDFYKVEPGKKIVTKIGIRTEGTAKGSKMGGQFDHLIHEIRVKTVPEDLLETLVLDVTDLDVGDFIKVSNLKVPASWEILVNGDPIVAAVLKTKALLAQERAEAKEAAGAKPGAKAGAKKGK from the coding sequence ATGAGCCACAAATTAGCTGTTAAAAAAAGAACTGAAACCGGCAAGAACGTAAACAATCGTCTTCGTGAAGCTGGACAAGTTCCTATTAACATTATCGGAGGCGGAAATGCCGCATCCGGTTCCGTAAACGAGAAAGAACTTGAAAAACTAGTTCATTCCGGGATCCGTCAATCCACTCTAATCGAGTTGGAAGTAGAAGGAGAAGGAATCCAAAAGGTTTTCGTTAAAGAAGTACAACGTTTTCCTGAAATCGACAGAATTCGCCACGTAGACTTCTACAAAGTTGAGCCTGGTAAGAAGATCGTTACTAAGATCGGAATTCGCACCGAGGGAACTGCAAAAGGTTCTAAGATGGGTGGTCAGTTCGACCATTTGATCCATGAGATCCGTGTGAAAACTGTTCCTGAGGATCTGCTTGAGACTCTGGTTCTAGATGTAACCGATCTAGATGTAGGCGATTTTATCAAAGTTAGTAACTTAAAAGTTCCTGCAAGCTGGGAAATTTTAGTGAACGGAGATCCGATCGTTGCAGCAGTTCTGAAAACCAAAGCATTACTTGCTCAAGAAAGAGCAGAAGCTAAGGAAGCTGCCGGAGCGAAGCCGGGAGCAAAAGCCGGAGCTAAAAAAGGGAAATAA